From the genome of Impatiens glandulifera chromosome 9, dImpGla2.1, whole genome shotgun sequence, one region includes:
- the LOC124914843 gene encoding 40S ribosomal protein S19-3-like, with amino-acid sequence MSTAKAVKDVSPHEFVKAYSAHLKRSGKIELPHWVDIVKTGTFKELAPYDPDWYYIRAASMARKIYLRQGLGVGAFRRIYGGSKRNGSRPPHFCKSSGSVARHILQQLQKINIVDVDAKGGRKITSSGQRDLDQVAGRIVVVAE; translated from the exons ATGTCGACTGCGAAAGCTGTGAAGGATGTCTCACCTCACGAGTTCGTCAAAGCATACTCTGCACATCTTAAACGCTCCGGAAAG ATTGAGCTACCCCATTGGGTTGATATTGTGAAGACTGGCACTTTCAAGGAACTAGCTCCTTATGACCCAGATTGGTACTATATTAGAGCCG CTTCCATGGCAAGGAAGATTTACCTGAGGCAGGGACTTGGTGTTGGTGCCTTCAGAAGGATTTATGGTGGAAGCAAGAGAAATGGAAGTCGCCCACCACACTTTTGCAAGAGCAGTGGATCGGTTGCTCGTCACATCCTTCAACAACTGCAGAAGATCAACATTGTTGATGTTGATGCCAAGGG TGGGAGGAAAATCACATCCAGTGGACAAAGGGATCTTGATCAAGTTGCAGGGAGGATTGTAGTAGTTGCTGAGTAA
- the LOC124916152 gene encoding reticulocyte-binding protein homolog 2a-like: MDSNSKIQDPSKNPLLRQSSISQNSNPNILKNPELKSPISPTPKSAGSKNPNQITSPSSQIKTKERKFVLVKRKSNKDIANHSTVACQCKDKVRDKSNRCVCIAYESLRISHEEFFKNQTDRDENTLKEDDGLSEMGIKRSREKVLKDDSKEEKLISDSGSGRVKLLVKAFEMLNTKSNNIDHKQSDEDEKEMNWASPEVTTSSFSRSDFLMTSECLGLDSSSSIDRSQGSFRVSRSQRRKSLESSGSSKWKRNQQQKLKPTCQKPFNLRTEERGRNKEEELMKKVKQVKEEEEKLRIPIAQGLPWTTEQPELLVKPPSKEITIPVDLKLHSDIRAVERAEFNQYVVEKISFIEQCKMEIEREQKLAEEEEIRRLRKELVPKAQPMPYFDRPFVPKRLIYCTFVEIINKSCSFKESYSSKSYTDNPCRSEKQLTMPHP; this comes from the exons ATGGATTCTAACAGCAAGATCCAAGACCCATCAAAGAATCCACTTTTGAGGCAATCAAGCATTTCCCAGAATTCCAATCCCAACATTTTGAAAAACCCTGAACTGAAATCTCCCATATCACCGACACCAAAATCAGCTGGATCCAAGAACCCTAATCAGATCACCTCTCCGTCTTCACAGATTAAGACTAAAGAGAGAAAGTTCGTGTTGGTCAAAAGGAAGTCGAACAAAGATATAGCTAATCACTCTACTGTCGCCTGCCAGTGCAAGGACAAGGTAAGAGACAAATCGAATAGATGCGTCTGCATTGCTTATGAGAGTCTTAGAATTTCTCATGAAGAGTTTTTTAAGAACCAAACAGACAGAGATGAAAATACACTGAAAGAAGATGATGGATTGAGTGAAATGGGCATTAAAAGAAGCAGGGAAAAGGTCTTAAAAGATGATTCTAAGGAGGAGAAGTTGATTTCAGATTCAGGGTCAGGAAGAGTGAAGCTTTTGGTTAAAGCCTTTGAAATGCTcaatacaaaatcaaacaacattGATCATAAACAATCCGATGAAGATGAGAAAGAGATGAACTGGGCATCGCCTGAAGTTACAACATCTTCATTCTCACGTTCCGATTTTCTGATGACATCTGAATGTCTGGGTCTGGATTCATCTTCTTCTATAGATAGAAGCCAAGGAAG ttTCAGGGTATCAAGGAGCCAACGACGTAAA AGCTTAGAATCAAGTGGTAGTAGTAAGTGGAAGAGAAATCAGCAACAAAAACTTAAACCCACATGCCAAAAACCCTTTAATCTTAGAACAGAA GAAAGAGGAagaaacaaagaagaagaattaaTGAAGAAAGTAAAACAAGTAAAGGAAGAGGAGGAGAAGCTCAGGATACCTATTGCACAAGGGCTGCCATGGACAACTGAGCAGCCTGAG TTGTTAGTGAAACCTCCTTCCAAAGAAATCACAATCCCAGTTGATCTAAAACTGCACAGTGATATCAGAGCTGTTGAACGTGCTGAATTCAACcaatat GTGGTGGAGAAGATCAGCTTTATTGAACAATGTAAGATGGAAATAGAAAGGGAGCAAAAG TtagcagaagaagaagaaataagaCGGCTTAGAAAGGAGCTTGTTCCAAAGGCACAACCAATGCCTTATTTTGATAGACCCTTTGTTCCTAAAAGGTTAATTTATTGCACTTTtgtagaaataattaataaaagttgtaGCTTTAAGGAATCATATTCTTCTAAATCATATACTGATAATCCTTGCAGGTCTGAGAAGCAACTGACCATGCCCCACCCATAG
- the LOC124916153 gene encoding zinc finger protein ZAT9-like produces the protein MAKDRKKKEDSSSSSKITDETCKKSKSLSGHKRVHSQASSSKWTKLEDISNHRSIKDYELKVHNQASSSKSKIEDISNEDRDRLYRRRMKYESEKIFMANNIQEILKNSQMGFEDLISDLSENPHSSENVCKICKRKFDSMRALCGHMRHHPKEFRKGGTEQVYENLLENCETFCPVKKKRSKPMYTVSSSSSCSSSVYEFNEDEEEAAECLIMLSTGITNWDEFKAFLKQTNDHENPILNRKEEKSTVEVGLNSSNGIQKKKEEQKIRSLRIFSSSSGTMAILTRDEANPTQQHVQQLEENQNPNEMMESDMIKKHQCTTCFRYFPSGQALGGHKRAHYKKPEEENDLVVDRAPL, from the coding sequence ATGGCGAAAGATCGCAAGAAGAAGGAAGACTCGTCTTCCTCGAGTAAGATTACGGACGAAACTTGTAAAAAGTCGAAATCTTTATCAGGTCACAAGAGGGTTCACAGTCAAGCCTCATCTTCGAAGTGGACAAAGCTTGAAGATATTAGTAATCATCGATCAATCAAAGATTATGAATTGAAGGTTCATAATCAAGCCTCATCTTCGAAGTCAAAGATTGAAGATATCAGTAATGAAGATCGGGATCGCCTTTATCGTCGACGAATGAAATATGAGAGCGAGAAGATTTTTATGGCCAATAACATACAAGAAATTCTCAAGAACAGCCAAATGGGTTTTGAAGATTTAATCAGTGATTTGAGTGAAAATCCCCATTCTTCAGAGAATGTCTGCAAAATATGTAAAAGAAAGTTTGATTCAATGAGGGCTCTGTGTGGTCATATGCGACACCATCCCAAGGAGTTCAGAAAAGGCGGAACTGAACAAGTTTATGAAAATCTATTAGAAAACTGTGAGACTTTCTGTCCTGTCAAGAAAAAGCGATCAAAGCCAATGTACACcgtgtcttcttcttcttcttgttcatcATCTGTTTACGAGtttaatgaagatgaagaagaagcagCAGAATGTTTGATTATGCTCTCCACTGGGATAACCAATTGGGATGAGTTTAAAGCATTTCTAAAGCAAACCAATGATCATGAGAATCCAATTCTCAATAGAAAGGAGGAGAAATCAACTGTTGAAGTGGGTTTGAATTCGTCTAATGGGATTCAAAAGAAGAAGGAGGAGCAGAAAATCAGGAGCTTGAGGATCTTCAGTTCGAGTTCTGGAACGATGGCCATTCTGACCAGGGATGAAGCGAATCCAACCCAACAACATGTGCAGCAGCTTGAAGAAAATCAGAACCCAAATGAGATGATGGAAAGTGATATGATCAAGAAACATCAATGTACAACCTGCTTTCGATACTTCCCATCTGGGCAAGCTTTGGGTGGACATAAAAGGGCTCACTATAAGAAACCAGAAGAAGAGAATGATTTGGTAGTTGATCGAGCTCCTCTCTAA